One region of Helicoverpa zea isolate HzStark_Cry1AcR chromosome 24, ilHelZeax1.1, whole genome shotgun sequence genomic DNA includes:
- the LOC124642355 gene encoding uncharacterized protein LOC124642355 has product MTLRRFISRRGKPAEIFCDNGRNFVAAAKEIGNFLKTNHEPVVDFATNEGVKFVFSPTYAPHFGGIWEAGVKSAKYHLKRVMGNNHLTFEEICTLFTQVEAVLNSRPLCPLSPSPNDYHFLTPGHFLIGRALNALPGPSLEHENQNNLQRYMKLEQIHQHFWQRWQREYVAELQQRSKWRTKSASLKVGDLVLLHEDNVPPLSWRMGRVSRLFPGTDGVTRVADVQTTRGCFRRPLTRICPLPTSLPDED; this is encoded by the coding sequence ATGACATTACGCAGATTTATATCGCGACGGGGCAAGCCAGCGGAGATATTTTGCGATAACGGCCGCAACTTTGTTGCAGCTGCTAAGGAAATaggcaattttcttaaaaccaatCATGAGCCTGTAGTCGATTTTGCTACCAATGAAGGTGTGAAGTTTGTGTTCTCTCCCACGTATGCTCCACATTTCGGCGGCATCTGGGAGGCTGGCGTTAAATCCGCGAAATACCACTTAAAACGCGTTATGGGAAACAATCATTTAACATTTGAGGAGATATGTACCCTTTTCACACAAGTGGAAGCTGTACTCAACAGTAGACCTTTATGCCCACTCTCCCCTTCCCCTAACGATTACCATTTCCTAACTCCCGGTCACTTTCTGATAGGGCGTGCCTTAAATGCATTGCCTGGTCCATCGCTCGAGCACGAGAACCAGAACAACCTTCAACGCTACATGAAGCTTGAACAAATACATCAACATTTTTGGCAGCGCTGGCAAAGGGAATATGTAGCAGAGCTACAGCAGCGCTCAAAATGGCGTACTAAATCAGCATCCCTAAAGGTCGGCGACTtagttcttctccatgaggATAATGTCCCACCACTCAGTTGGCGAATGGGACGAGTCAGCCGCCTGTTCCCGGGGACCGACGGAGTCACGCGAGTCGCAGATGTGCAAACTACCAGAGGTTGCTTCAGGAGACCTCTCACTCGGATCTGTCCCTTGCCTACATCTTTACCGGATGAAGACTGA